From Bacillus sp. Marseille-P3661:
TCCAATAATCATAAATAGCTTCTTTCAAAATTCCTGTTAATTCTTTATTCTTATACTGCTTAAGCCATTCCGTTTGAGCGATTGGTAAGTTTAATTTTAAAGTGATTTTTTCATCCGGCATTTCATATTGCCTTATTTCTTCAATGGTTATTCCTTCCTCAATAGACGGAAACGAAAGATCATTTTCGTGAACTCTATAAAAATCCTGATAGTCATCCGAATCTTCTAATTCAGAAAACAAATTTAGCTGTGGCAATCCACCTGTCAGACTTTTTACATGCATATATGTATTTATGACTCTGCCATCTTGTAATTCTATCTCTACAATCAAATTTTCCTCATTTCGATATTTATTAACAACTACTTCACTAACAATCATATCCAATTCAAGGGTATTTCCTGTACTAGATTGAAAAATATAGATCGCACTGTTAAATAAATGGACATTTTCTCCATCAATTTTTACAGACTTAACCTCTATCATACGAAAAGTCTCCTTCCATCCTATTTTCCGCCAATTTTTATTTTATCTACTTCTTCTTTTTCCACTGAATTCCCTAAAAAGTTGTATAAACACAGTACCTATTAAAGTTGATATTATAATAGAGAATACTATGTATATTGGTCTTCCTGCATAACCAAATACTATTTCATTTTGAAGGTAGGTAACATTCTCATAGGATCTTGAACTATCAGGTATATAGCTTCTAGTTAAAAGCCGGCTGTATCCTACTATCCCTCCAATATAGATAATATGAACAACGGATGAAAAAATCAGAGATTGCATCAGGATTTTCATAACGGCCTCCACTAATCTTTCTTATATTATAATATTTCCCACCTTACAGCGTAACCTCTAATTTATGGCTTTTCTCTACTTTGATACATGCTAGTTCACTACTTCAGGTATAGTTTAACTCTTCCAGTTATGGCTAGTATAGTCTTTGAGCCTTTAACTGGATCTCCCTTATAACAATGACAGCGGTGGGTAATATTTCCTGTAATTTGCGTTTACTTTTCAACCATCCTAAAATATGGAGGTGAAAATTATGCCAAACCAAGAACCTGTTGAATATAGCGGAAGGGTACTAGATCAACGAAATGATCTAACAGGCCCTGATAATCCTGGAGAATTATCAAAATTAGATCGACCTAAACATGTACCGGTCCAAAAGCCGAACAAACAAAACGTTAAGTAAAGAAAGACCCCGTGTATTACGAAAAAGGGTGGCTGCCAGTTGGCGGCCTTCTACCAAACATAATAGCTTAAAAATCCTCGTGTTCTAACCTAACTTTCTTCAAACAAAAGCTAAATTTTCCTTACTACTTTCCAATCAACCAATACCCTGCCACAAGAGCCTCGAAAGCTCTCACTGAAATCCATTTCTTGATAAATTATAAGAGCGTTCCTTATACATTTCCTGTCAACGCTATCCATTTAATCGGCTAATTTAATAGCTAATGTTATACTTTCTACAAGGAGGATAGTCATGATAAATAAAAAACTAATAATTGTTGTTACAACCTTATCAATTTTGCTACACGGCTGCGGGATTAATACTAAAACCGAAACTGCTGTTGAAGAAGCAGTAACTCCTTTACCAGTTAACGAAGTCCAGAGTTTATCGATTCAGTCTAAAACCTTGGCAAAAGAAAAGAAGAGTGTGGTTTTAGACATTGTTGTGCCACAGGTACAAGGACTTAGTAACATAAATAAACAAGAAGAAATCAACAATTATTTTATAGAATTGGGTACAGCTGTTGAAAAAGAAACAAGAAAAGCTGAAGAAGAATTGAAGGACTTAAATCACGAAGGATCAGCGCTCCATGCTGAGGGTATTGTAGAGTATGATGTCAAGTTACAGAATGAAAACATCTAAGTATCTTGATAAATGAATATGTTTATAGCGGCGGCGCACATGGGACCCCTATCAAAATCGACTTTACCTATGATATTAAGGAAGAAAAAGAAAATTCATTAATGGATTTATTCAAAACTGATGATTTTGTACACGTTTTAACTGAACTGGCTAAGGAAAACATACAAAATAGTGACATAAAAGATCTGTTATTTAATGATTTTGAACAAATTAGGAAAGAGCAAGACTTTTATTTAACTGACGATGCGCTTGTCCTTATATTTGGTCAGTATGAGTATACAGCTGGAGCAGCAGGTTCCCCAGAATTTTTTATTGAAAAAGAACATCTTGAAATATTAAAGGATAAGTTTAAATAGAACACATACTAGATCTATACTTTATGAAATAAGAAAAGAACAATGCTAAAATCAGGTCACTCTGAATACACATTGTTCTTTTACTTTTTTAAAAAATTTGAACCTAATGGTAATGGCTACATTCATTAGTACTGGTTTTCAGAATCATTTTCTAATGCTAACAATTCTGAAACAGTTTTAAACGTATATCCTTCTTCTCTTAATGACGTAATTATGTTTTTAACTGCTTCCAAAGACTCTCTACGGCTTTCATACATAACATGCATTAAAACAATCGAACCCGGTTTTGTATTTTTTACGACATGATCTACAATTTTAGTTGAATCGGCAGCAATTTCAGGATACGTTTCAGGCTCAATGTTCCATAGAATGGTCTTCCGTTCATGTTTCGCTAAGTAATACGGTAGCACGATCAGTCTCTTTCCATAAGGTGGTCGGAAATGAATTTCTCCTTTATAACCTGCTTCTCGGATTAATGTATCTGTTAGTTCGATTTCATTTCTAATAAAGTCTGGCAACTTTAACACCATGCGTTGATGTGAGTAGGAATGGTTTCCAACTTCATGTCCTTCGTGAACAATTTTCTTAGCGGCATCTAAATTTCCTTTAATCTCCCGCCCGGTAAGAAAAAAGGTCGCTTTGATATCTTCTTCATCCAGTACCGAAAGAATCTCATCCGTATAGATACTAGGTCCATCATCAAATGTTAATGCTAAAACCTTTTCGGAAGTTTCTACTTGAGTTACGAGACCACCAAATAATTGTGTACTTCTAGATTTAGATAGATTAAACAAACCATAGCTAGTAACAAGAATACCAAAAACCACAAAACTTATAACGATAATTAGTTTCTTCATATATTCCTCCAATAAACCCATTTACTGCTTATTATATTACGCTATTTAATATAATGGTCTGTACTAGGTATGATTTGAATAGTTACGGAGCATACCGTTAATCGTTCTCGTTATATAACATACTAAGGCTCTTTAATGTGTAAAGCCTAGCAGTAAAAATGAATAAATCATTGTAGTTATTTTCAACAAATTCATCAATAACATTTAGCCCTTTTTTAAATCTACCAACTAATAGATAAGTGTACTTTTCATCCCAGGCAAATTGATTTATTCGTAAAAGTTCATCGGCTAGTACTTGAAACTTAAATTCTTCAACAAAAAGTTTTAATTGATATAATTTATCCCGATTTAAGACTAAGCTATTCTGCTCCTTTTCATAATTTTTATAAACAAATTTTATAAAATGATCTATATTTTCCGCCAATAGCCTTGCTTTTTGCATCTTTGTGTTCATTTGTTCATCTCCTCAATGTCCCTTACTACTATAAAAATTGTATGATTTAAGAAGATCATTTAACACATTAATATAATTAATCCTGAAGTTCCTGAACAATAGAAAAAAGACGAATTCCTCTACGAATTCGCCTAAATATGTTTGTTACTATCTTGTAACTCTAAATCTTTGCTGTAGGGCAGTTAAATAGCAAATACATGATTACCGATTTTCTTAATTACTTCACGTTCAAATATCCAATCACTAGTTGCCGTTTCAGGGTTATAGAAGTATACCACTTCTTTATTTCTCTCCTGTTTTGTCAGTGCGTCCTGTACTGCTTCCAAAGCTTCTTGATCAGCAGGTTCATTAATAGAGCCATTTTTTACAGGTGCAAAAGCATTTTTTTCATAAATTACTTCTTTTATTGTATCAGGGAATTGTTTATGTTCAACACGATTTAGTACAACTGTAGCAACTGCCACCTTACCCGCATATGGCTCACCTTCTGCTTCAGCGTGAACAAGTCGGGCAAGTAACTTCTTTTCTTCGCTTGAAATTGTTGGAGCATTATCTTTCTCTACCACTTTAGGTTCAGGAAAAACAGGATTCACCTTTTCATTTTGACTTGCCACAAGTGAATTTTTTTCAGCATTAACTTGAGTTGATGGAAAAATAGTATATGAACCCACTGATAGGGTAATTGTAAGTAGTAAATTCATTAGTTTTTTCATATTAAATATACCTCCTGTTAGTTTTTTAGACTAATCCAGGCCCACTTGTTAGGCTAACAGGTATATAAAAGTATTGCATTAGTGGACTATTAACATTTCTTCCAATAACAGGATTTTTTATTTATCGCCTTGGATAATATTTCAAACAATGTTGTCGTAAAAATATCACCATTTTTAGATTTAACTTATACAAAATCAACATACATTTAATTATTTCGATAAAACATTATTTCTCTTAAACAATATAATAATCGTTCTTATAGAGCATTCTAGTTTTTATCTTCATCAAGTTAACTTTTAGTTTTCATCGCCTAAAAAAAAGCTTTTGTATACAATTTTTAGACATTCAACAACCGTAACTACATTAGCTTTAGTGATAACCGGAAATTAGACTTTTCAATCATAAATCGCCCTTATTATTATTTACTAGCAAATATTTCAATATAATAATTTGTTTCACAATTGACAATATTCGTGTTAAAATGACACTTGTACACGTCACACGTACAAAATCGACTTCTTAACATAGCGCAATAGTTATTCTTTCTTCTATAATATTAAGCGGAGGTTAATACATGAAAAACTTAATTCTCAAGTGGAATCAAGTGAGCCTAGTCAAACGAATTATTATTGGTATTATTATTGGTATTATTTTGGCGGTAGCGGCTCCAGAGTCTGCAAAGTGGGTCACTATTTTCGGTTCTTTATTTGTAGGGGCTTTAAAGGCAGTTGCACCTGTATTGGTACTGTTCCTTGTAATCCATGCGATCTCTAAGCATAGAAGCGGTCATCAAACAAATATGAAATCGATTATTGGCCTTTATATTATAAGTACATTCCTAGCTGCATTAGTTGCAGTTATCGCAAGCTTTCTCTTCCCGGTTAAGCTATCACTTGTTACAGGCGCAGAAGGATTGACTCCTCCTGGCGGTATTGTTGAAGTACTTCAGACATTATTGTTTAACATTGTAGACAATCCGGTTAATGCATTATTAAATGCCAATTATATCGGCATCTTAACTTGGGCAGTCCTTCTTGGCATTGCGTTAAGAAATTCAAATGATAGTACTAAAAATATGATTGGAAATGTTTCAGAAGCCATCTCCCAACTAGTAAAATGGGTTATTAATTTGGCTCCAATCGGAATCCTGGGCCTTGTTTATGAAGCTATTGTAACAAATGGACTCTCAGCCTTACTTGATTACGGAAAATTACTACTAGTTTTACTTGGATGTATGTTCTTTGTAGCGCTTGTAGTGAATCCGATTATCGTTTTCCTGAATATCCGTAAAAATCCTTATCCACTTGTGTTTAGGACAATTAGAGAAAGTGGAATCACAGCATTCTTTACTCGCAGTTCTGCTGCCAATATTCCTGTTAATATGAACCTATGTGAAAAGTTAGAATTAGATGAAGATACGTATTCAGTATCTATCCCATTAGGCGCTACGATTAACATGGCTGGTGCCGCTATTACTATTTCAGTCTTAACTCTTGCTACTGTTCACACGCTAGATATTCAAGTTGATATCATTACAGCCCTAATCCTTAGCGTTTTAGCTGCTGTGTCAGCGTGTGGTGCTTCAGGTGTTGCGGGTGGCTCACTTTTACTCATTCCTTTAGCATGTAGTCTATTCGGAATTCCAAACGAAATTGCCATGCAGGTTGTTGGTGTTGGATTCATCATCGGTGTTTTACAAGACTCATGTGAAACGGCACTTAATTCATCTTCAGATGTACTTTTTACTGCAACAGCTGAATATGCAAAAATGCGTAAAGAAGGTAAAGAAGTTATTATTAATTCTTAATAGTACCTTTAAATCTCAAAAACCCCTCTATTCACAAATCATGAATGGAGGGGTTTTTCTTCATAATCAAAATGTTTGGTTTATTTTATGTAATAGTCATCTCCTCTCCCACCGTTGCCTTACTATTACCGCCTACCGATAACCACGTAACAAAGACAAGCATAATGACAACACCTAATAATTGGACAATATCTAAACTTGTCCCAAACCAAATAACTGAAATAACCATTGCTGTTAAAGGCTCAAAAGTTGATAAAACGCTCGTCTCAACAGCACTGATATATTTCATACTGCATAGAAAGAAAACAAACGCCATCGTTCCAAATAGCAATAAAGCACTCAGCATAAATGCAACATTAGGCTGAGCTAAAATAGACCACTCTTCCGCTTTCCACACCTGACTGACCATACCTAGTACGATGCCGCCGATGAGCATACTCCAACCAACAATAATAAGAATATCCCATTCCTTCATTAATCGTGCAGGATATAAGGTATAAAAGGCAAATGTCAAACCTAATCCAACGCCCCAAAGGATTGCTTCTTTACTGACTACTAAGCTTGAGACAGAACCTTTTGTTAGTAACATAATTAGCCCAATCAACGTTCCAACTATGCCAATAATTTGATATCGTGGTGGAAAATTTTTATGTACTAAAGAAACATAAATAACTATAAAAATAGGCGCTGAAAATTGTAATAACGTTGCTAAAACAGCGTTACTCGCCTCAATTGCTGAAACGAATGTATATTGCATACCCAACATCCCAAAAATACTAAAAAGAATTAACTGATTTCTCCACAAAGGCTTTTTCCATACAGCCAAAATATCTTTTTTTCTAATAGCTAAAATTAATAATAACAATATTCCTGCTACTATTAATCTAATAACAAGCAAAAAAGTTACGGTCAGTTTCATATTTTCAAGCAACCATTCCATTAAAGGCCCTGTTGCTCCCCATAGCATTGACCCAATGATAATCATAAGTATTCCATTTAACCGTAGCATGTTTTTAAAGTCCCTCATTTATAAATATATTTTCCTTAGTCCCCTGTTCACTTTTGGCGATTTTGTTCAGTCATATAAAAAAAGCTTATGCCTT
This genomic window contains:
- the sstT gene encoding serine/threonine transporter SstT, with amino-acid sequence MKNLILKWNQVSLVKRIIIGIIIGIILAVAAPESAKWVTIFGSLFVGALKAVAPVLVLFLVIHAISKHRSGHQTNMKSIIGLYIISTFLAALVAVIASFLFPVKLSLVTGAEGLTPPGGIVEVLQTLLFNIVDNPVNALLNANYIGILTWAVLLGIALRNSNDSTKNMIGNVSEAISQLVKWVINLAPIGILGLVYEAIVTNGLSALLDYGKLLLVLLGCMFFVALVVNPIIVFLNIRKNPYPLVFRTIRESGITAFFTRSSAANIPVNMNLCEKLELDEDTYSVSIPLGATINMAGAAITISVLTLATVHTLDIQVDIITALILSVLAAVSACGASGVAGGSLLLIPLACSLFGIPNEIAMQVVGVGFIIGVLQDSCETALNSSSDVLFTATAEYAKMRKEGKEVIINS
- a CDS encoding DMT family transporter, with the translated sequence MLRLNGILMIIIGSMLWGATGPLMEWLLENMKLTVTFLLVIRLIVAGILLLLILAIRKKDILAVWKKPLWRNQLILFSIFGMLGMQYTFVSAIEASNAVLATLLQFSAPIFIVIYVSLVHKNFPPRYQIIGIVGTLIGLIMLLTKGSVSSLVVSKEAILWGVGLGLTFAFYTLYPARLMKEWDILIIVGWSMLIGGIVLGMVSQVWKAEEWSILAQPNVAFMLSALLLFGTMAFVFFLCSMKYISAVETSVLSTFEPLTAMVISVIWFGTSLDIVQLLGVVIMLVFVTWLSVGGNSKATVGEEMTIT
- a CDS encoding RsiV family protein; protein product: MINEYVYSGGAHGTPIKIDFTYDIKEEKENSLMDLFKTDDFVHVLTELAKENIQNSDIKDLLFNDFEQIRKEQDFYLTDDALVLIFGQYEYTAGAAGSPEFFIEKEHLEILKDKFK
- a CDS encoding cell wall hydrolase gives rise to the protein MKKLMNLLLTITLSVGSYTIFPSTQVNAEKNSLVASQNEKVNPVFPEPKVVEKDNAPTISSEEKKLLARLVHAEAEGEPYAGKVAVATVVLNRVEHKQFPDTIKEVIYEKNAFAPVKNGSINEPADQEALEAVQDALTKQERNKEVVYFYNPETATSDWIFEREVIKKIGNHVFAI
- a CDS encoding polysaccharide deacetylase family protein → MKKLIIVISFVVFGILVTSYGLFNLSKSRSTQLFGGLVTQVETSEKVLALTFDDGPSIYTDEILSVLDEEDIKATFFLTGREIKGNLDAAKKIVHEGHEVGNHSYSHQRMVLKLPDFIRNEIELTDTLIREAGYKGEIHFRPPYGKRLIVLPYYLAKHERKTILWNIEPETYPEIAADSTKIVDHVVKNTKPGSIVLMHVMYESRRESLEAVKNIITSLREEGYTFKTVSELLALENDSENQY